One window of Natrinema sp. SYSU A 869 genomic DNA carries:
- a CDS encoding orc1/cdc6 family replication initiation protein, which translates to MADGDEQQSLSQSIKGRLQEGVQNSVFKDKGLLDPDAVIDEDRIVGRDQQLDDIITYLRPALQGNRPPNMLLYGPSGTGKSLIINAVCQQVLELANAQGDRFGVIRVNCQTIKSHDRAVYRLVESAAIEVGVDPGVPESGVSTDQKLNRFYEILSEYFDSVIIILDEVDLLVGRQREPNDEPAYSKLLYQLSRASQLGRIEGHISVAALTNDPRFMENLDGRAESSFNPQDVVFPDYDANQLQSILGRRRDAYQENVLEDGIIPLSSAYAAQDHGDARKAIDLFRKAGEIADRQGEDMVREEHVRGAQKEAERDRTLTQMQGLSTQKKLSLYATAVVPIHSHRNLNAVPSTVAYRVYQYITDILDTDEKSRDSYLRYMSEAETYNFVTSDKRGRGYGSGVHKEYTFVDDPEVVAETLQSDIRLEEVEHDEDLVKSVVNAQIEDFFEGE; encoded by the coding sequence ATGGCTGACGGCGACGAACAACAGTCTCTCTCACAATCCATTAAAGGCCGTCTTCAAGAGGGGGTCCAGAATTCTGTTTTCAAAGACAAAGGACTCCTCGACCCAGATGCCGTCATTGACGAAGACAGAATCGTTGGTCGCGATCAGCAACTGGACGATATTATCACATACCTCCGGCCTGCCCTCCAAGGCAATCGCCCTCCGAATATGCTTCTCTACGGCCCATCTGGGACCGGAAAATCACTTATCATCAATGCTGTCTGTCAGCAAGTTCTAGAGCTGGCAAACGCTCAAGGAGATCGATTCGGCGTAATCAGAGTCAACTGCCAGACGATCAAATCCCACGACCGTGCTGTCTATCGACTCGTCGAAAGTGCAGCGATCGAGGTCGGCGTCGATCCTGGGGTTCCTGAGAGTGGTGTCTCAACTGACCAGAAACTGAATCGATTTTACGAAATTTTGAGCGAGTATTTCGACTCTGTCATTATCATTCTCGACGAGGTGGATCTCCTTGTCGGCCGGCAACGCGAACCAAATGATGAGCCAGCATATTCGAAGTTACTCTATCAACTCTCTCGTGCATCTCAGCTAGGCCGAATCGAAGGACACATTTCAGTCGCTGCTCTCACAAATGATCCACGGTTCATGGAGAACCTCGATGGACGAGCAGAGAGTTCATTCAATCCGCAGGATGTCGTATTCCCGGACTATGATGCGAATCAACTTCAGTCGATTCTGGGACGTCGTCGCGATGCTTACCAGGAGAATGTCCTCGAGGACGGTATCATTCCTCTCAGTTCGGCGTACGCTGCGCAGGACCACGGTGACGCACGGAAAGCGATTGACCTTTTCCGGAAAGCGGGCGAGATTGCGGATCGGCAAGGAGAAGATATGGTGCGCGAAGAGCACGTCCGTGGTGCTCAGAAAGAGGCCGAGCGCGACCGTACCTTAACACAGATGCAAGGGCTTTCGACACAGAAGAAACTCTCACTCTATGCGACTGCCGTTGTCCCTATCCACTCTCACCGAAACCTGAACGCTGTTCCGAGCACTGTTGCGTACCGAGTTTATCAGTATATCACTGATATCCTGGATACTGACGAAAAATCGCGCGATTCCTATCTTCGATACATGAGCGAAGCGGAGACCTATAATTTTGTCACGTCAGATAAACGAGGACGGGGCTACGGTAGCGGAGTTCATAAGGAATACACGTTCGTTGATGATCCCGAAGTAGTTGCTGAAACACTACAGTCAGATATCCGACTCGAGGAAGTGGAGCACGACGAGGACTTAGTCAAGTCCGTTGTTAACGCTCAGATCGAGGATTTCTTCGAAGGAGAATAG